The following are encoded together in the Mastacembelus armatus chromosome 6, fMasArm1.2, whole genome shotgun sequence genome:
- the fbxl22 gene encoding LOW QUALITY PROTEIN: F-box and leucine-rich protein 22 (The sequence of the model RefSeq protein was modified relative to this genomic sequence to represent the inferred CDS: deleted 1 base in 1 codon; substituted 1 base at 1 genomic stop codon) → MERERMAQTLPSLTVPQLSSQNSLHSTTLYVQASSMCLRRHHVSRTHNTGCRLIVAAYQXAYHCLRDKASLSVLGQLTMHLTQLNRECLLHLFSFLDKDSRRSLSLTCHQLRGVFLDPCLWTLLHFSSPCQLKRDNFVLGPSLRYLTISWYSSRVLQVCNIEDWLKSSFQKDICSKHENLVSTFLAHVCHMCPNLLSLTLSGCGHITDQDVISVLRSCRKLCCLHIENCVRITDCSLEGVVAYGGSVKEVKVDFCRNITQAGLQTVRHKRPGIQLSAERSADMIPDSKPEVRVPLRRTLQKVLQFS, encoded by the exons ATGGAAAGGGAGCGTATGGCTCAAACACTTCCATCTTTGACTGTA CCGCAGTTGTCTTCCCAAAATAGCCTGCACTCCACTACCTTATATGTGCAGGCCTCCAGCATGTGCCTGAGGAGGCATCATGTATCTAGGACACACAATACAGGCTGcaggctgattgttgctgccTACCAGTAGGCCTATCACTGCCTCCGGGACAAggcctctctttctgtcttggGACAGCTTACCATGCATCTTACCCAGCTCAATCGTGAGTGTCTCCTCCACCTTTTCTCCTTCCTGGACAAGGACAGCCGGAGGAGTTTATCCCTTACCTGTCATCAGCTCCGTGGTGTCTTCCTGGACCCCTGCCTCTGGACTCTTCTTCATTTCAGCTCCCCGTGTCAGCTAAAGAGGGACAACTTTGTGCTGGGACCATCATTACGTTACCTGACAATAAGCTGGTATTCCAGCAGAGTCCTGCAGGTGTGCAACATTGAGGACTGGCTGAAGAGCTCATTTCAGAAGGACATTTGCAGTAAACATGAGAACCTGGTCAGCACTTTTCTGGCCCATGTCTGCcacat GTGTCCCAACCTGCTTTCGCTAACCCTGTCTGGCTGTGGACACATCACTGACCAGGATGTGATCTCTGTGCTGAGGAGCTGCAGAAAACTTTGCTGCCTCCACATCGAGAACTGCGTGCGCATCACCGACTGCAGCTTGGAAGGTGTGGTGGCTTATGGAGGCAGTGTGAAGGAAGTGAAGGTGGATTTTTGCAGGAACATCACTCAGGCAGGCCTGCAGACTGTCAGACACAAGAGGCCAGGCATCCAGCTGAGTGCAGAGAGGAGCGCTGATATGATTCCTGACAGCAAGCCTGAGGTGAGGGTGCCACTCAGGAGGACACTGCAGAAAGTCCTGCAGTTCTCCTGA